In the genome of Actinomadura graeca, one region contains:
- a CDS encoding glycosyltransferase family 2 protein — translation MRFTVVVITRNRRRALLAALARLRSLAERPPVIVVDNASEDGSADAVAALFPEFRLIRSRRNLGAVARNAAVDHVRTPYTAFCDDDVWWEPEAPSRAADLLDAHPRLAVVTARILVEPGGREDPIVTELRHSPVPGPPWLPGPALGSFLAGASMVRVAAFREAGGFCPRLWLGGEEELLSADLMALGWHLCYADDVVVHHEPSPRREASLRRRHGIRNTLWFTWLRRPLPAAARRTAGLLRTLPRDRVTAGALAEALAGLPWVARERRTLPRDVEERLRTLEASQRHSKARRYVG, via the coding sequence ATGCGTTTCACCGTCGTGGTCATCACCCGGAACCGCAGGCGCGCGCTGCTGGCCGCGCTCGCGCGCCTGCGGTCACTCGCGGAACGGCCTCCGGTCATCGTGGTGGACAACGCCTCGGAGGACGGCAGCGCCGACGCCGTCGCCGCCCTCTTCCCGGAGTTCCGCCTGATCCGGTCGCGACGCAACCTGGGCGCCGTCGCGCGCAACGCCGCGGTGGACCACGTCCGCACCCCGTACACGGCCTTCTGCGACGACGACGTCTGGTGGGAGCCGGAGGCGCCCTCCCGCGCCGCGGACCTCCTGGACGCCCATCCGCGCCTCGCGGTCGTGACCGCCCGGATCCTGGTGGAGCCGGGCGGGCGCGAGGACCCGATCGTGACCGAGCTGCGGCACTCGCCCGTCCCGGGCCCGCCGTGGCTGCCCGGGCCGGCGCTCGGCTCCTTCCTGGCCGGGGCGTCCATGGTCCGGGTCGCCGCCTTCCGCGAGGCCGGCGGGTTCTGTCCCCGGCTGTGGCTCGGCGGCGAGGAGGAGCTCCTCAGCGCCGACCTGATGGCGCTCGGCTGGCACCTCTGCTACGCCGACGACGTGGTCGTGCACCACGAGCCGTCACCGCGGCGCGAAGCGAGCCTGAGGCGCCGGCACGGAATCCGCAACACACTGTGGTTCACCTGGCTGCGCCGCCCGCTGCCCGCCGCGGCCCGCCGCACGGCCGGGCTCCTGCGCACGCTGCCCCGCGACCGGGTCACCGCGGGGGCGCTCGCCGAGGCCCTGGCCGGGCTGCCGTGGGTCGCCCGCGAGCGCCGGACGCTGCCCCGCGACGTCGAGGAGCGGCTCCGCACGCTGGAGGCGTCCCAGCGCCATTCCAAGGCCCGGCGCTATGTCGGATGA
- a CDS encoding glycosyltransferase family 2 protein: MADVTVVVATRNRADELRRSLRRHHAPVIVADNASADDTPEVAEAAGAEVVRLPRNLGAAARNIGAERAATPYVAFADDDSWWAPGALERAVRLLGSHPRAALLAARVLVGEDERLEPVSAQMARAPLGRPGGLPGPAVLGFLACSAIVRRDAFLGVGGFSPVLHFGGEEELLALDLAAAGWGLAYVDELVVHHHPSTANRDPAARRRREARNRLLTAWLRRPLPAVARATAAALTTRDGRAGLADAARVLPALALARRPVPPAVEAARARLAGR, from the coding sequence ATGGCCGATGTCACGGTCGTCGTCGCGACCCGGAACCGCGCCGACGAGCTGCGCCGCAGCCTCCGCCGGCACCACGCCCCGGTGATCGTCGCCGACAACGCCTCCGCCGACGACACCCCGGAGGTCGCCGAGGCCGCCGGCGCCGAGGTGGTGCGGCTGCCGCGCAACCTCGGGGCGGCGGCCCGCAACATCGGCGCCGAGCGCGCCGCGACGCCCTACGTCGCCTTCGCCGACGACGACTCCTGGTGGGCGCCCGGCGCGCTGGAACGGGCCGTGCGGCTCCTCGGCTCGCACCCGCGGGCGGCGCTGCTGGCCGCGCGCGTGCTCGTCGGCGAGGACGAGCGGCTGGAGCCGGTGTCCGCGCAGATGGCGCGCGCGCCGCTCGGCCGGCCGGGCGGCCTGCCGGGGCCGGCCGTCCTCGGGTTCCTGGCCTGCTCGGCCATCGTGCGCCGCGACGCCTTCCTCGGCGTCGGCGGCTTCTCGCCGGTCCTGCACTTCGGAGGCGAGGAGGAACTCCTCGCGCTCGACCTGGCCGCCGCGGGCTGGGGCCTGGCGTACGTGGACGAGCTCGTCGTCCACCACCACCCCTCCACGGCGAACCGCGACCCGGCGGCCAGACGGCGCCGGGAGGCCCGCAACCGGCTGCTCACCGCGTGGCTCCGGCGCCCGCTGCCCGCCGTGGCCCGCGCCACCGCCGCCGCCCTCACCACCCGGGACGGGCGGGCGGGGCTCGCCGACGCCGCCCGCGTCCTGCCCGCGCTGGCCCTGGCCCGCCGGCCGGTCCCCCCGGCCGTCGAGGCGGCGCGGGCGCGGCTGGCGGGCCGCTGA
- a CDS encoding flavodoxin family protein, which yields MRAVVINCTLKRSPEKSNTEALAAVVEGELRARDVTVESIRAVDLDIPPGVETDLGSGDQWPGVHRSLVESEILVIASPTWAGHPSSVAQRVIERMDAMLSEKDDAGRPIAYNRVAGVVVTGNEDGAHHVISEISGALNEFGYTIPGQAWTYWNRGPGPGESYLDSGEGRDWSASTGRAMASNLVAAAAALAARPIPAPPS from the coding sequence ATGCGCGCCGTGGTGATCAACTGCACGCTGAAGCGCTCGCCCGAGAAGTCCAACACCGAGGCGCTCGCCGCCGTGGTCGAGGGCGAGCTGCGCGCCCGGGACGTCACCGTGGAGAGCATCCGCGCGGTGGACCTGGACATCCCGCCGGGGGTGGAGACCGATCTCGGCTCCGGCGATCAGTGGCCGGGCGTCCACCGGTCGCTGGTGGAGTCGGAGATCCTGGTGATCGCGTCGCCGACCTGGGCGGGTCATCCGTCGTCGGTCGCGCAGCGGGTCATCGAGCGGATGGACGCGATGCTGTCGGAGAAGGACGACGCGGGACGGCCGATCGCCTACAACCGGGTCGCCGGGGTGGTCGTCACCGGGAACGAGGACGGGGCGCACCACGTGATCAGCGAGATCAGCGGGGCGCTGAACGAGTTCGGCTACACGATCCCCGGCCAGGCGTGGACGTACTGGAACCGGGGGCCCGGCCCCGGGGAGAGCTACCTGGACTCCGGCGAGGGCCGGGACTGGTCGGCGAGCACCGGCCGGGCGATGGCCTCCAACCTCGTGGCCGCCGCGGCGGCGCTCGCCGCGCGTCCCATCCCGGCGCCGCCGTCCTGA
- a CDS encoding MFS transporter, which produces MTQTTDLPGTVPDRGPRNGPGRLMLALLLLGQFMAILDVNIVNVALPTMRADLHASGAGLQLVVAGYIISYAVLLITGARLGDIAGNRRMYHLGLAAFTVTSLACGLAPSTWTLVGFRFLQGAGAALMTPQVMSMIQRNFTGAARARALGVYSAVIAGGIVAGQVAGGLLVSAGLLGSGWRAVFLVNVPIGAALLLAGPRLLPADRGPRGGRLDLPGLATLSPAVLLLVVPLILGHELGWPLWGWASLAASAAFLAVFAAVERRVAAGGGRPLISGRVLRAPRLAVACAVLVLAPCTWAAFLFTTTLHLQGDLGMSPLRSGLAFVPCVTAFGLVGLSWQRLPARWHGRAVPAGFAVAAAGYLCVGPLADGGPRYLVLTTVIGAGLGVMPVVMTTALRHVPAEDAADAGGLMLTLMQIGQVTGVATVGTLFLTLAGDGGSTRHAEYGTGWALAAAAVFAAVWGAALARGGTARAAGPGT; this is translated from the coding sequence ATGACTCAGACAACCGATCTGCCCGGGACCGTCCCCGATCGGGGCCCGCGGAACGGGCCGGGCCGCCTCATGCTGGCCCTGCTCCTGCTCGGGCAGTTCATGGCGATCCTGGACGTCAACATCGTCAACGTGGCCCTGCCCACCATGCGCGCGGACCTGCACGCCTCCGGCGCGGGGCTCCAGCTGGTCGTGGCGGGCTACATCATCTCCTACGCCGTCCTGCTGATCACGGGGGCCAGGCTCGGCGACATCGCGGGGAACCGCCGCATGTACCACCTCGGGCTGGCCGCGTTCACGGTGACGTCGCTGGCCTGCGGGCTGGCGCCGTCCACCTGGACGCTGGTGGGCTTCCGGTTCCTGCAGGGCGCGGGCGCCGCGCTGATGACGCCGCAGGTGATGTCGATGATCCAGCGGAACTTCACCGGCGCGGCACGGGCCCGCGCGCTCGGCGTCTACTCGGCGGTCATCGCGGGCGGCATCGTCGCCGGCCAGGTCGCGGGCGGCCTGCTCGTCAGCGCCGGCCTGCTCGGCTCCGGCTGGCGGGCGGTCTTCCTCGTCAACGTGCCGATCGGCGCCGCGCTGCTGCTGGCGGGGCCGCGGCTGCTGCCGGCCGACCGGGGCCCGCGCGGCGGCCGCCTGGACCTGCCGGGCCTGGCGACGCTGTCCCCGGCGGTGCTGCTGCTGGTCGTCCCGCTGATCCTCGGCCACGAGCTGGGCTGGCCGCTGTGGGGGTGGGCGTCGCTGGCGGCGAGCGCCGCGTTCCTGGCCGTGTTCGCGGCGGTGGAGCGGCGGGTCGCGGCCGGTGGCGGGCGGCCGCTCATCTCCGGGCGGGTCCTGCGCGCGCCGCGGCTCGCGGTCGCCTGCGCCGTGCTGGTCCTCGCGCCGTGCACCTGGGCCGCGTTCCTGTTCACCACCACCCTGCACCTCCAGGGCGACCTGGGCATGTCGCCGCTGAGGTCCGGGCTGGCGTTCGTGCCGTGCGTCACCGCGTTCGGGCTGGTCGGGCTGAGCTGGCAGCGCCTGCCCGCCCGCTGGCACGGCCGCGCCGTCCCGGCCGGGTTCGCCGTCGCGGCGGCGGGCTATCTGTGCGTGGGCCCGCTCGCGGACGGCGGCCCCCGGTACCTGGTGCTGACGACGGTCATCGGCGCCGGCCTCGGCGTGATGCCGGTCGTCATGACGACGGCGCTGCGCCACGTTCCGGCCGAGGACGCCGCCGACGCCGGCGGCCTGATGCTGACGCTCATGCAGATCGGCCAGGTCACCGGTGTCGCGACCGTCGGGACGCTGTTCCTCACGCTCGCCGGGGACGGCGGCTCCACGCGGCACGCCGAGTACGGCACCGGGTGGGCGCTGGCAGCCGCCGCCGTGTTCGCGGCCGTGTGGGGCGCCGCCCTGGCGCGGGGCGGGACGGCCCGCGCCGCCGGGCCCGGGACCTGA
- a CDS encoding helix-turn-helix transcriptional regulator — protein sequence MTGVGTAGGPRGRQRRGELAAFLRSRRERITPADVGMPPGPRRRTPGLRREEVAQLAGVGVTWYTWLEQGRPINASTQVLDAVARTLRLDAAEREHLYRLAEVPDAAAPEDADVLPEDVQTVLDALDPVPAAVYNGRSDLLAWNRAYAAIFPRVVAAPPGERNSMWMVFTLPPCCNPVVNMATEGPAHVAVFRHRYSRHVDEPGWKELVRRLRAASPEFARLWADHDVAVPVARTKVFQHHAVGLVRTRTTSLDLSAAPGSRMIVYAPTDAGSRERIGWLLAHPEAAAPDHVH from the coding sequence ATGACCGGCGTGGGCACCGCGGGCGGCCCGAGGGGGCGGCAGCGCCGCGGCGAGCTGGCGGCGTTCCTGCGCAGCCGGCGTGAGCGGATCACCCCCGCCGACGTCGGGATGCCGCCCGGCCCGCGCCGCCGCACGCCCGGCCTGCGCCGGGAGGAGGTCGCCCAGCTCGCCGGGGTCGGCGTCACCTGGTACACCTGGCTGGAGCAGGGCCGCCCGATCAACGCCAGCACGCAGGTCCTGGACGCGGTGGCCCGCACCCTGCGCCTGGACGCCGCCGAGCGCGAGCACCTGTACCGGCTGGCCGAGGTCCCGGACGCGGCCGCCCCCGAGGACGCCGACGTCCTGCCCGAGGACGTGCAGACGGTCCTGGACGCCCTCGACCCCGTCCCCGCCGCGGTCTACAACGGCCGTTCCGACCTCCTCGCCTGGAACCGCGCCTACGCGGCGATCTTCCCGCGCGTGGTGGCCGCGCCGCCCGGCGAGCGCAACTCGATGTGGATGGTGTTCACGCTCCCGCCGTGCTGCAACCCGGTCGTGAACATGGCCACGGAGGGGCCGGCGCACGTCGCGGTGTTCCGCCACCGCTACAGCCGGCACGTGGACGAGCCGGGCTGGAAGGAGCTCGTCCGGCGGCTCCGGGCGGCCAGCCCCGAGTTCGCGCGGCTCTGGGCCGACCACGACGTCGCCGTCCCCGTGGCGCGGACCAAGGTGTTCCAGCACCACGCCGTCGGCCTGGTGCGCACCCGCACCACCAGCCTGGACCTCAGCGCGGCGCCCGGCTCCCGCATGATCGTCTACGCGCCGACCGACGCCGGGAGCCGCGAGCGGATCGGCTGGCTGCTCGCCCACCCCGAGGCCGCCGCCCCCGACCACGTCCACTGA
- the paaZ gene encoding phenylacetic acid degradation bifunctional protein PaaZ codes for MVVLRSYVSGSWSSPDDEGAPLRDAVTGEEVARISSAGIDMGAALDHGRRVGGPVLRELTFHQRAALLKALASHLREHREELYALSARTGATLGDSRFDVDGGIGVLFGYAGKGRRELPNDRILVEGDVEPLGKGGTFTGQHLCTPSLGVAVQINAFNFPVWGPLEKLAPAFLAGVPSLVKPASQTAYLTARLIELVVESGILPEGSVQLVCGEPRDLLDHLTEQDIVAFTGSASTARLLRTHPAVVGNAVRFNAEADSLNCSILGPDATPGTPEFDLFVEQLVTEMTVKAGQKCTAIRRALVPASLIDDVAAAARERLASVTVGNPAVPEVRMGALAGLGQREEVRRSLKALLDAARVVSGDPGRVEVVDADAERGAFMAPILLRADDADRAEPHEVEAFGPVSTLLPYEGTARAVALAARGRGSLAGSVVTADAGFARDVVLGAAPWHGRLLVLNREDAGESTGHGSPLPALVHGGPGRAGGGEELGGIRGVVHHMRRTAVQAGPATLTAITGRWVPGTDRTVTREHPFRRHLEDLRVGDTAVGGPRAVTLADVEHFAEFTGDTFYAHMDEDAARANPFFGGRVAHGYLIVSFAAGLFVDPAPGPVLANYGLENLRFLTPVNPGDELTVTLTAKQITPREGADYGEVRWDTDVTNQDGASVAKYDVLTLVARRPTHG; via the coding sequence GTGGTCGTGCTGCGCAGCTATGTGTCGGGTTCGTGGTCCTCTCCTGACGACGAGGGGGCGCCGCTGCGCGACGCCGTCACCGGGGAGGAGGTCGCGCGGATCTCCTCGGCGGGGATCGACATGGGCGCCGCCCTCGACCACGGGCGGCGCGTGGGCGGCCCCGTCCTGCGGGAGCTGACGTTCCACCAGCGCGCCGCCTTGCTGAAGGCGCTGGCGTCCCATCTGAGGGAGCACCGCGAGGAGCTGTACGCGCTGTCGGCGCGGACGGGCGCCACGCTCGGGGACTCCCGGTTCGACGTGGACGGCGGCATCGGGGTGCTGTTCGGCTATGCGGGCAAGGGCAGGCGGGAACTGCCCAACGACCGGATCCTGGTCGAGGGGGACGTGGAGCCGCTGGGCAAGGGCGGCACGTTCACCGGGCAGCACCTGTGCACGCCGTCCCTCGGTGTGGCGGTGCAGATCAACGCGTTCAACTTCCCGGTCTGGGGACCGCTGGAGAAGCTGGCGCCCGCGTTCCTCGCGGGGGTCCCGAGCCTGGTCAAGCCCGCGAGCCAGACCGCCTACCTGACGGCCCGGCTGATCGAGCTGGTCGTCGAGTCCGGCATCCTGCCGGAGGGCTCGGTGCAGCTGGTGTGCGGTGAGCCCCGTGACCTGCTCGACCACCTCACGGAGCAGGACATCGTCGCGTTCACCGGGTCGGCGTCCACCGCCCGCCTGCTGCGCACCCACCCCGCGGTCGTCGGGAACGCGGTGCGGTTCAACGCCGAGGCCGACTCGCTGAACTGCTCGATCCTGGGCCCGGACGCCACGCCCGGCACACCGGAGTTCGACCTGTTCGTCGAGCAGCTCGTCACCGAGATGACCGTCAAGGCCGGGCAGAAGTGCACCGCGATCCGGCGGGCGCTGGTCCCGGCGTCCCTCATCGACGACGTGGCCGCCGCCGCCCGCGAGCGGCTCGCCTCGGTCACGGTCGGGAACCCGGCCGTCCCGGAGGTCCGGATGGGCGCCCTCGCCGGCCTCGGCCAGCGCGAGGAGGTGCGCCGCTCGCTCAAGGCGCTCCTGGACGCGGCGCGCGTCGTCTCCGGCGACCCCGGCCGCGTCGAGGTCGTGGACGCGGACGCCGAGCGGGGCGCGTTCATGGCGCCGATCCTGCTGCGGGCCGACGACGCCGACCGCGCCGAGCCGCACGAGGTCGAGGCGTTCGGGCCGGTGAGCACGCTGCTGCCCTACGAGGGGACGGCGCGGGCGGTCGCGCTGGCCGCGCGGGGCCGGGGCAGCCTCGCCGGGTCCGTGGTGACCGCCGACGCCGGGTTCGCCCGCGACGTCGTGCTCGGCGCGGCGCCCTGGCACGGGCGGCTGCTCGTCCTGAACCGGGAGGACGCCGGGGAGTCCACTGGGCACGGGTCGCCGCTGCCCGCGCTCGTCCACGGCGGCCCCGGACGCGCCGGCGGCGGCGAGGAGCTGGGCGGGATCCGCGGCGTCGTCCACCACATGCGCCGCACCGCCGTGCAGGCCGGTCCCGCGACACTGACCGCGATCACCGGCAGGTGGGTGCCCGGCACCGACCGGACGGTCACCCGCGAGCACCCGTTCCGCAGGCACCTGGAGGACCTGCGCGTCGGCGACACCGCCGTCGGCGGGCCCCGCGCCGTCACCCTCGCCGACGTCGAGCACTTCGCCGAGTTCACCGGCGACACCTTCTACGCCCACATGGACGAGGACGCCGCGCGGGCCAACCCGTTCTTCGGCGGGCGCGTCGCCCACGGCTACCTCATCGTCTCGTTCGCGGCCGGGCTGTTCGTCGACCCCGCCCCCGGGCCCGTCCTGGCGAACTACGGCCTGGAGAACCTGCGCTTCCTCACCCCCGTCAACCCCGGGGACGAGCTGACCGTCACGCTGACCGCCAAGCAGATCACGCCGCGCGAGGGCGCGGACTACGGCGAGGTCCGCTGGGACACCGACGTCACCAACCAGGACGGCGCGTCGGTCGCCAAGTACGACGTGCTGACCCTGGTGGCCAGGCGGCCGACGCACGGCTGA
- a CDS encoding NAD(P)/FAD-dependent oxidoreductase: MDAAEVVVIGGGVMGTSIAFHLAEAGVGVLLLERGALGSGSTCKAAGGVRAQFSDEVNIRLGARSLEAFARFGTRPGQEIDLRRVGYLFLLSRPEDVAAFERSVALQNALGVPSRMLTVAEARRLSPLVAPDGLLAAAYSPDDGHCTPESVVLGYAAGARRHGARIRTRCEVLGVDVDGGRVTGVRTAAGRVAAAAVVCAAGAWSAAVGAMAGVDLPVEPLRRQIAVTGPMPDLPRPVPMTIDFTTSFYFHGEGAGLLLGMSDPDERPGFALGYSDAWLPRLTAAIGARAPRLLDARLTGGWAGLYEVTPDHNALIGEAPGVSRFLYATGFSGHGFLQGPAVGEVVRDLYLGREPPVDVTPLDAARLAGDRLRPETARV; the protein is encoded by the coding sequence GTGGACGCGGCCGAGGTCGTCGTCATCGGCGGCGGCGTGATGGGGACGAGCATCGCCTTCCACCTCGCCGAGGCCGGGGTGGGGGTGCTCCTGCTGGAGCGCGGCGCACTGGGCTCGGGCTCGACCTGCAAGGCCGCGGGCGGCGTCCGGGCGCAGTTCTCCGACGAGGTCAACATCCGGCTCGGCGCCCGCAGCCTGGAGGCGTTCGCGCGGTTCGGGACGCGGCCGGGCCAGGAGATCGACCTGCGCCGTGTCGGGTACCTGTTCCTGCTGTCGCGGCCGGAGGACGTGGCGGCGTTCGAGCGGAGCGTGGCCCTGCAGAACGCGCTGGGCGTCCCGAGCCGCATGCTCACGGTGGCGGAGGCGCGGCGGCTGTCCCCGCTGGTCGCGCCGGACGGTCTGCTGGCCGCCGCGTACTCCCCCGACGACGGGCACTGCACCCCGGAGTCGGTGGTGCTCGGATACGCCGCCGGGGCGCGCCGGCACGGCGCGCGGATCCGCACCCGCTGCGAGGTCCTCGGCGTCGACGTCGACGGCGGCCGGGTCACGGGCGTCCGCACGGCGGCGGGCCGCGTCGCGGCGGCGGCGGTCGTCTGCGCGGCGGGGGCCTGGTCGGCGGCGGTCGGCGCGATGGCGGGGGTGGACCTCCCGGTGGAGCCGCTGCGGCGCCAGATCGCCGTCACCGGGCCGATGCCCGACCTGCCCCGCCCGGTGCCGATGACCATCGACTTCACGACCTCGTTCTACTTCCACGGCGAGGGCGCCGGGCTGCTGCTCGGGATGTCCGACCCCGACGAGCGGCCGGGCTTCGCGCTCGGCTACTCCGACGCCTGGCTCCCCCGCCTCACCGCGGCGATCGGCGCCCGCGCACCGCGGCTGCTCGACGCCCGCCTGACCGGCGGCTGGGCCGGCCTGTACGAGGTCACCCCCGACCACAACGCCCTCATCGGCGAGGCCCCGGGGGTGTCCCGGTTCCTGTACGCGACGGGCTTCTCCGGGCACGGCTTCCTGCAGGGGCCGGCGGTCGGCGAGGTCGTCCGGGACCTCTACCTCGGCCGCGAGCCTCCCGTGGACGTCACGCCCCTGGACGCCGCGCGGCTGGCGGGCGACCGGCTCCGCCCGGAGACCGCCCGCGTCTGA
- a CDS encoding aldehyde dehydrogenase family protein produces the protein MLTSVIGGARIPAGPRPYRSTDPSRTSETVAEVSLAGGGDVVAACRAARAAQDAWRDVPAPVRGQAVAAAGRLVEANKQALARLVTREVGKPYAEALGEVQEIADTCAFFLGEGRRLYGQTVPSEMPDKQLFTFRDPVGVVTVITAGNFPVAVPSWYIVPALLCGNTVVWKPAEYAAACAEALYELFAHAGLPDGVLNVVYADGPETFRGLEEALDAGLVDKVGFTGSTEVGSRIGALCGRHLQTPCLELGGKNPMVVAGDADLPLAVEGALFSGFGTAGQRCTSLGTAIVHESVHAEFVRLLDEAARAAPVGDPAADVLFGPLMCERFADGFEKALGWIGPRHTVHGSSGTGRITAANPRAGFVGDPGAGLFYHPVIVDGTGPGDELFMNETFGPIVGVASYRTPDEAVALANAPGYGLSASIYTADPATVFAFRRRVSAGMVSVNNSTSGAEAHLPFGGNGRSGNGSRQSGMWVLDQFTRWQSMNWDHSGRLQKAQMDVIEMEPDLGFRL, from the coding sequence GTGCTCACCTCCGTCATCGGCGGCGCCCGGATACCGGCGGGGCCGCGTCCGTACCGGTCCACCGATCCCTCCCGCACGTCCGAGACGGTCGCCGAGGTCTCGCTCGCCGGGGGCGGCGACGTCGTGGCCGCGTGCCGCGCGGCGCGGGCGGCGCAGGACGCCTGGCGGGACGTGCCGGCACCCGTCCGGGGGCAGGCCGTCGCCGCCGCCGGGCGGCTGGTCGAGGCCAACAAGCAGGCCCTCGCCCGTCTCGTCACCCGGGAGGTCGGCAAGCCGTACGCCGAGGCCCTCGGCGAGGTCCAGGAGATCGCGGACACGTGCGCGTTCTTCCTCGGGGAGGGGCGGCGGCTGTACGGCCAGACCGTGCCGTCGGAGATGCCGGACAAGCAGCTGTTCACGTTCCGCGACCCGGTCGGGGTCGTCACCGTGATCACGGCGGGGAACTTCCCCGTCGCGGTGCCGTCCTGGTACATCGTCCCGGCGCTGCTGTGCGGCAACACCGTCGTATGGAAGCCCGCGGAGTACGCGGCGGCCTGCGCGGAGGCGCTCTACGAGCTGTTCGCCCACGCCGGGCTCCCGGACGGCGTCCTCAACGTCGTGTACGCCGACGGCCCGGAGACGTTCCGGGGGCTGGAGGAGGCACTGGACGCCGGGCTGGTCGACAAGGTGGGCTTCACCGGCTCCACGGAGGTCGGGTCGCGGATCGGCGCGCTGTGCGGCCGCCACCTGCAGACGCCGTGCCTGGAGCTGGGCGGGAAGAACCCGATGGTCGTCGCCGGGGACGCCGACCTCCCCCTGGCCGTCGAGGGCGCCCTGTTCTCGGGGTTCGGCACCGCCGGGCAGCGCTGCACCTCCCTCGGCACGGCGATCGTGCACGAGTCGGTGCACGCGGAGTTCGTCCGGCTGCTCGACGAGGCGGCGCGGGCCGCGCCGGTCGGCGACCCGGCCGCCGACGTGCTGTTCGGGCCGCTGATGTGCGAGCGGTTCGCCGACGGCTTCGAGAAGGCCCTCGGCTGGATCGGCCCGCGGCACACCGTCCACGGCTCGTCGGGGACGGGACGGATCACGGCGGCCAACCCGCGCGCCGGCTTCGTCGGCGACCCCGGGGCCGGGCTGTTCTACCACCCCGTGATCGTGGACGGCACGGGCCCCGGCGACGAGCTGTTCATGAACGAGACGTTCGGGCCCATCGTCGGCGTCGCGTCCTACCGCACGCCGGACGAGGCCGTCGCCCTCGCCAACGCCCCCGGCTACGGGCTGTCCGCGTCGATCTACACGGCGGACCCGGCGACGGTGTTCGCGTTCCGGCGGCGGGTCTCGGCCGGGATGGTCAGCGTGAACAACTCCACGTCCGGGGCCGAGGCGCACCTGCCGTTCGGCGGGAACGGGCGGTCGGGGAACGGGAGCCGCCAGTCGGGGATGTGGGTGCTGGACCAGTTCACCCGCTGGCAGTCGATGAACTGGGACCACTCGGGACGGCTCCAGAAGGCGCAGATGGACGTCATCGAGATGGAGCCCGACCTGGGCTTCCGGCTCTAG